In Campylobacter massiliensis, the DNA window TGGTCGGCTCGTCGAGGGCTGATTTTTGCATTTTTGACGAGACGGTAACGGGACTCAAGCTTACCGCTTCCTCAGCGCTAAGCATCAAATTTGACGCCATGGCCAGCGCCAAAACGTAAGAAATTTTCATTTTCGCTCCTGCAAAATTAATATTTAATATTGAAATTGAAGCAAAAATCAACTTAAATAAAGTATGAATATTTATGTAATGTTAATTATTTTGTGTGAAATTTAGCTCAAACCGTGCTATTTTGGTCGCTTGCGTTAAGTGTGTAGAAAAGTAACTTTAACGGATTAGAATTATAAATTTAAGTAATCTCGGTTTCATCAAATTTGAGTTTAACGAAACCGAGATTAAATTTACAAAATCTCTTTTACCAGTAGCTGCGGCGTGACGAGTCCGCGAAACGAGTTTTTCGATACCGAAAAAACGAGGTCTATGCTCTCGCCCGCATGCGGCTCGCGAGTGAAGTTAAAAAACAGCGCTTCAAGGCACTTGCCGTCTTTTTGCAGGATTAGTTTTAGGTGATTTTGCTCCCTGCCGATTAGTTTTTTGTTTTTGACGATGGCGGATTTGATCTCAAAGAGCGGGCGCGGATTTTTCTGTCCGTAGGGCTCGAAATGCTCCAAAATTTCAAGCAGCTCAAAGTCCACTTCGCCCGCTTCTATCTCGCCTAACGGCTCGTCAAACGCGCTAAATTCGTGCAAATCCATCAGCATGCACGAGCTATTTATCGCGTTTTTAAACGCTTCTAAATTTGCCGGATCTATCACGATGCCTGCCGCCCCTTTGTGCCCGCCGTAGCCCGCAAGCAGCTTTTCGTGGCTAGCGATGAGCGAGAGGATGTCTAGCTTGCCCACGCTTCTAGCGCTGCCTTTGGCGCGGTTTTCGTCGATGCTAAAGACGATGGCGGGCTTTTTAAACTGCTTGGCCAGACGCGATGCGACGATGCCGATGACGCCCTCGTGCCAGCCCCTACCCCACGTCACGATGATATGCTCGTCCTCGCGCACGTCCTTTAGTGAGCACTCAAAAAGCGTGCGCTCCTCCTCCTTGCGCGAGTTGTTAAAGCTCACGATGGTGTCGAGGCACTCGCAAGCTCGGTCTAAATTTTTGGCGCGCAAAAACTCAAAAGAAACGCTCGCATCGTCCATGCGGCCCGAGGAGTTGATGAGCGGCGCGATGAGAAAGCTGATGTCGTCGCACTCGAATTTATCCTTACCGTAGAGCTGCTTTATCGCGGTAAACGCGGGCCTGCGCGAGCTGTTTAGGCGGTTTACGCCAAGCTTAACCAGGATGCGGTTTAGGTCGCGAAGCTCCATCATATCGGCGATTATCGCGATGGCTAGGAGGTCGAGAAATTTACCCATATCGTAGTTGATGCG includes these proteins:
- the recJ gene encoding single-stranded-DNA-specific exonuclease RecJ, translated to MLNKEKIKELLNQRFEKDIHKKLSEIPTPDALKDVFKGAERIKRAIEQNEKIVIVGDYDVDGVIASVIMAEFFDDLGVSEYFVRIPNRFSDGYGLNPQIVEEIADAGLIVTVDNGISANDAAQICKQKGIDLIITDHHMPPDVLPEAYAIINPKQKDCHFPNVEICGAQVAWYLVGALKDVCRINYDMGKFLDLLAIAIIADMMELRDLNRILVKLGVNRLNSSRRPAFTAIKQLYGKDKFECDDISFLIAPLINSSGRMDDASVSFEFLRAKNLDRACECLDTIVSFNNSRKEEERTLFECSLKDVREDEHIIVTWGRGWHEGVIGIVASRLAKQFKKPAIVFSIDENRAKGSARSVGKLDILSLIASHEKLLAGYGGHKGAAGIVIDPANLEAFKNAINSSCMLMDLHEFSAFDEPLGEIEAGEVDFELLEILEHFEPYGQKNPRPLFEIKSAIVKNKKLIGREQNHLKLILQKDGKCLEALFFNFTREPHAGESIDLVFSVSKNSFRGLVTPQLLVKEIL